TTCCCCTCATCCCTTGGTATCTATGAAATGACAGAATGACCCTCCCTATGAACTTTTTGTAATCCTCTACTTCTTCTATGACGTAATGGTCATCTTGGCGCTGAAGAACTCTGAATATGCCACCAAATAGCCAAGAGTCAGATCGAGGATAAAATTCCATTAGCGAAAAAACAAAATCTCTTGTCCAGTCATTTTTATTGCCTCTCCATTCATTCCAGCCAAGCCAGTTTTTGTAATCGGCCACAAATTCGTCAAGCGGGCTAACCCAATCTTCATTCCGGCACGCCAAGTGCAATTTATACTGGGTAGGATCCTCAACTCTTATGATATCTTTGAGTCTTATCATCGTTTGTTCCTTGGATGGATGACACGATGGTCTCCGGCGTGACGCGCTGTTCTGCCACGTCCAGTGCACCTACTCGTTATGTCTATTGATTGAACATTCTTTCCCTGAGTTCCTCGCACGCCCCGTCCAAGCCAGGGAACATGGAACCGGCGGTGATGCCCATAAAGGAAAGTTCCTGCATTACTTCGTTTCTCTCGGCACCCGGCATGTCAATCGCGGTGAGGTACGTGCACTTTTGCAGAACCTCCTTGTCTCTGACGTACGACTCTATGTCGTCGATATTTGTGACGGTAGTGGCTGATTGTTGAGGAATAAGTCGTTCATTCTCGATTGCAAGGAATTCAATGATAGACATATGCAGAAACGGAACATTTAGCACGATCACCTGGCTCCAATCACGTCTCCACCTTTCTTGGTCGAAGATGTACACCCTCACGACTTCATTCTTATTCGTTTTGGCCATTCCTCTGAACGCAAAAAATGCGGCGACATAGGGAGAGTAAGTCCAATCCAGTAGGGGTGTTGGGTAACCGTGATGTTGAACGAGGTTCAGAAAGGCTCCATTTTCATTTGGTATTTCCATGTTGAATACGTGCGATGTTCTCGCGCTCAGATGCCGATACAGAAGAGGAATGTCCACGTTTAGGAAACGAGTGAGATTGTATCTACCTCTTCTGTGAAAGGCCGTTCTGAGTTTCCAGGGTGTTCGCTGTCCCCGGAATATGTTCTTCTGCCCTGCCAGTTTGGAAACAAAGGCTTTGTACTCTTCCCAAGTCTTAACGGCACCCTTGATGTCCGACGTATCCGTGGGCGGATTTCTCGCTATACTGCTTTCGACTTTTGTCCCTAAATCGGTTTTGGCTTTCAAGTGGAGCCTGTTCTTCTCGAATTGTATCTCCACAACAGCTTCCTTGGAATGAGCGACTCCAGGGAATAATTTCTGGATGTTCTCCCAAGCGGTTGGTTGGCTAGTTATAGGATCAATGGGCACGGTTAGAGCTTTGCAAGCGCTCTTGGCTTTCTTGTCTGTGGTCTCGAAGTATGCAGCCGAAGCTGGCAACCCCTGTTTCTCGGGGAGAAAAAAGACCGCACCTCCGTAAGTCTTCCCGAGGTCGTCGATATTTGCGATAATTTGCCCTTCAACATCGCCTTCAAATCTTCCTATCCACTGCCCCTTCAATACGTCCTCCTTGAATCAGACATAACCAGTTAGTCTGAAGTTTTCTGCATATCTCCCCATCCAAAAAAATCTTCAGCATTAAAGAGATATTATCAATTTATCCTACCCATCTTGCCCTGGGACCTCGACTATACCATAACTCACCTAATTCATTAAGACAATTCAAAATTTTTAATAGATCTTTTCGATGATTTTGTTTAGAAACGAATTCTACGTGCCGATTATTGGGTTGGATTCCTTCTGATCCTTAATTTGCCGGGCTCAAGAATAATTAGATTTCCGTTAAACTCATCTTCTTTCAGACTTAAAATGGCTTTGATTATCTGGTTATTCAATTCAGCAGTTGATATTTCATTAGGGAAATGGGCGATAAAAATTCCAGAATGCGTACCGAGCGGGAAATGAAGCAGGTTCCCAAACCCCAAATCTCCTGTCAACAAGACGGCCCTATTGGTCTGAGAAAATTTATATATTTCTCCATCATCTTTCCCTCTTAACCCATAATCCCGAACATCAAATGCCTCGAAGCCACTAAACTTTAGGAGTTTTGCCGTTGACCGGGGCATGTCCTCATCAATTACAAATTTAGGCATCTTAAGCGACGGCCCTGACTTCTTCATCTGCGAGATGTTTGGCAGCATAATCCAATGCTGCCAGGATATCTTCTCTGGTTATTTCATACTCCGACATGACCTCTTCATAAGCCAATCCACCGGCTAATTTACCTATAACCAAATCCACCGGGACCCGTGTTCCTTTTATCACCGGTTTTCCAAATCTGATTTTTTCATCAACAGTTATTCTTTTAGCAATCTCCATTTTCCTTGTGTCCTTCTGCGCCTTTAATAATTATCCTCTCCCAAATCCAGTAATTATCAGTTTACCATTGGAATTCGAAAAGCTCCACTAATTTTCTAATGGTTGCCAGCAATATCCTGGGATGGTTTAACCTTGGTTACCAATATGGGATCATGGGGAAAGGAACCCATTAAGAGGACGGGATTGATGGTACCCTCTTCCTGATCAAATAGTTCCCGCAGCCCGATCCCGTAGCGAGTAGACCTCACAGTCTTCCTCCCACGCTGGTTAGGCCGATTTCGAATGATTTCAGCTCGTGGTTATCTTCCAGTACCTGATCCCCGGCGCCCCTCTCTGACACTCGGGACACCGCCTCTCGAACATATCAGACCCGTTTGTTCCATACACATAGCCACAGATAGTACATTCGGTTTTGTATGCATACTGTCCATGATCGGTCCCCGGCACTCCGCAATGACCGCAGCACTGCTGGCCATGTGGATTGAAGTAGCCGATCTCGACGGTCTCGCCGTTCCCATCCAGCCATTCAATCGGCCTATCGATTTCATTCATACTGATCTCCTTTCCAAACATGAAGTTTACCGGGAGGCGAAACGACCTATTTCGCCGATCCGGTGGCCATAAAGATCCTCCTGAAACCCACCTGCCCTGCGCCTGCCTAAAAAATTATTTAGGGTTTGCAGGCGGCGGACATGAAGTCCATGTTGCCGGTTGAGTTGTGCCCATTTTCAAGAAACCCCCGATGGATGCCGATCCATCGGATTTATTCAGGACGATGTTGATGGTCCGGTCCATTTGACAGCGGGTTTCAGCCGAGAGCATCCAGCCCAAAGCCACGTCCGGCGAACCCTTGGGCGGTTTTAAGTCCCCCACCACCCCCTTATCCCCAACCAGGTCCCGGGCTTCTTTAAGGTAAGTGGCCTCATGCGCCCCGCCGGTTTTTCCCAATATGGACACCGGGCTGAGAAGGGCACCGGCCAGCGATCCACTGAACTTATCCGGTCCTACATCCTGTAAATCGGGACTGCTGGAAAGGGTTAGTACAATCGGCCGGATTTTGCCGGCGAACTCACTACTCGCAACAACCGGCAGGATCGAACGCAACAGTTGGACGACCGAAGCCATGCCGGAGTTGTTGAAATAGCCCCCATCCACCAGACGGAAAGTGCCTTGATCCGGTGAATCAATGGTCGCCGCCGGGCTGATTACCGGGAAACGGGCGCTGAGGAAGGCAGCGGTGCTGAGCCGGACAGGCCGCCCCACAAGCGTTTCGACATCGGGCTCGTCGGTGATCTGACCCTTGGCCGGCAGGTTGGAAACGACCATTCGTCGGCCAGTGTCGGCCGAAGTGGTATTGAGGACGAGGGAAGGGACATGGTAAGGACGATCGCGCCACAGGTCCTGGAACGGTTTTTCAAATCGCCTGTTCTCCATTCCGATAAACCAGGCGTATTCCAGACCCTGTTCAAGATCATTAGCCCGGCGCACCCGGAACCAGCCGAATGGGAGGTCATTCAAAAGAAAACCGGAAAGGGGTGGACCAAGCAGGTCCCATTGCAACACATGGGCGGAACAGGCCCGGAAGCCATATAGGCCATCAGGAACCAAAGGGCCGCACCGTTTATCCCCCCGGACCGGCAGGTCGGCGAACATAGAGGTAAAGACGGCCGCGCCGACACTGCCGCCGGAAACCCCGCTGATGACATAGACGTGGCCGGTGAAACC
This sequence is a window from Deltaproteobacteria bacterium. Protein-coding genes within it:
- a CDS encoding FRG domain-containing protein, whose amino-acid sequence is MKGQWIGRFEGDVEGQIIANIDDLGKTYGGAVFFLPEKQGLPASAAYFETTDKKAKSACKALTVPIDPITSQPTAWENIQKLFPGVAHSKEAVVEIQFEKNRLHLKAKTDLGTKVESSIARNPPTDTSDIKGAVKTWEEYKAFVSKLAGQKNIFRGQRTPWKLRTAFHRRGRYNLTRFLNVDIPLLYRHLSARTSHVFNMEIPNENGAFLNLVQHHGYPTPLLDWTYSPYVAAFFAFRGMAKTNKNEVVRVYIFDQERWRRDWSQVIVLNVPFLHMSIIEFLAIENERLIPQQSATTVTNIDDIESYVRDKEVLQKCTYLTAIDMPGAERNEVMQELSFMGITAGSMFPGLDGACEELRERMFNQ
- a CDS encoding DUF5615 family PIN-like protein, which translates into the protein MPKFVIDEDMPRSTAKLLKFSGFEAFDVRDYGLRGKDDGEIYKFSQTNRAVLLTGDLGFGNLLHFPLGTHSGIFIAHFPNEISTAELNNQIIKAILSLKEDEFNGNLIILEPGKLRIRRNPTQ
- a CDS encoding DUF433 domain-containing protein, producing MEIAKRITVDEKIRFGKPVIKGTRVPVDLVIGKLAGGLAYEEVMSEYEITREDILAALDYAAKHLADEEVRAVA